A DNA window from Mycolicibacter terrae contains the following coding sequences:
- a CDS encoding AAA family ATPase, which translates to MEKPAIPATPAQHASLFSDIDDVGRRLAETGYLADTATTTAVFLADRLGKPLLVEGPAGVGKTELARAVAAATGAGLVRLQCYEGVDEARALYEWNHAKQILRIQSGNTAGPGEDWDATKMDVFSEEFLLSRPLLTAIRRTDPTVLLIDETDKADIEIEGLLLEVLSDFAVTVPELGTITATRTPFTVLTSNATRELSEALKRRCLFLHIDFPDPDLERRILLSRVPELPEHLAAELVRIIGVLRGMQLKKVPSVAETIDWGRTILALGMDTIDDATVAATLGVVLKHQSDQVRASGELRLN; encoded by the coding sequence ATGGAAAAGCCCGCCATTCCCGCCACCCCCGCTCAGCACGCCTCGTTGTTCTCCGACATCGACGACGTGGGCCGCCGGCTGGCCGAGACCGGCTACCTGGCCGATACCGCCACCACCACCGCGGTGTTCCTGGCCGACCGGCTGGGCAAACCCCTGCTGGTGGAGGGGCCGGCCGGCGTCGGAAAGACCGAACTGGCCCGCGCGGTGGCCGCGGCCACCGGTGCCGGGCTGGTGCGACTGCAGTGCTACGAGGGCGTCGACGAGGCCCGGGCGCTCTACGAGTGGAATCACGCCAAGCAGATCCTGCGTATTCAGTCCGGTAACACAGCTGGGCCGGGCGAGGACTGGGACGCCACCAAGATGGACGTGTTCTCCGAGGAGTTTTTGCTGTCGCGCCCGCTGCTGACCGCGATCCGGCGCACCGACCCCACGGTGCTGCTGATCGACGAGACCGACAAGGCCGACATCGAGATCGAGGGCCTGCTGCTGGAGGTGCTGAGCGACTTCGCGGTCACCGTCCCGGAACTGGGCACCATCACCGCGACCCGGACGCCGTTCACGGTGTTGACCTCCAACGCCACCCGAGAGCTGTCCGAGGCGCTCAAGCGCCGCTGTCTGTTCCTGCACATCGACTTCCCCGACCCGGACCTGGAACGGCGCATCCTGCTCTCTCGGGTACCCGAGTTGCCCGAGCACCTTGCCGCCGAACTCGTGCGCATCATCGGCGTACTGCGCGGCATGCAGCTCAAGAAGGTTCCCTCGGTGGCCGAGACCATCGACTGGGGCCGAACCATACTGGCTCTGGGCATGGACACCATCGATGACGCCACCGTGGCCGCCACCCTCGGGGTCGTGCTCAAACACCAGTCCGATCAGGTGCGCGCATCCGGGGAACTGCGACTGAACTGA
- a CDS encoding vWA domain-containing protein — protein MMVRRIRPAQPLAPHGIPGHLVGFVEALRGQGISVGPSETVDAGRVLTAIGLGDREVLREGLACAVLRRPDHRDTYDAMFDLWFPAALGGRTVVTSDEAQSADDVPLPEDAEDMRAMLVDLLTANPDLADTDPRLSAMIAAIVGAYGQYRSSRGPSYSAYQALKALALDELEGRLLAGLLAPYGDEPSPTQEQIAKAMAAQRVAALRKLVDAETKRRTAEQLGREHVQMYGIPQLSENVEFLRASGEQLRQMRRVVAPLARTLATRLAARRRRSRAGTIDLRKTLRKSMSTGGVPIDVVLRKPRPARPELVVLCDVSGSVAGFSHFTLLLVHALRQQFSRVRVFAFIDTTDEVTHLFGPEADLAVAIQRITRESGVYTRDGHSDYGHAFGSFVEKYPSVVSPRSALLVLGDGRTNYRDPGADVLSHLVTASRHAHWLNPEPRHLWGSGDSAVPRYEDVIAMHECRSAKQLAGVIDQLLPV, from the coding sequence CTGATGGTTCGCCGTATCCGCCCAGCGCAACCCCTTGCCCCGCACGGTATCCCGGGGCACCTCGTGGGGTTTGTGGAAGCGCTGCGCGGGCAGGGGATTTCGGTGGGCCCGTCAGAGACCGTCGACGCCGGGCGGGTGCTGACCGCGATCGGGCTGGGTGATCGGGAGGTACTGCGGGAAGGGCTGGCCTGCGCGGTGCTGCGCCGGCCCGACCACCGCGACACCTACGACGCCATGTTCGACCTGTGGTTCCCCGCCGCACTGGGCGGGCGCACGGTGGTGACCTCCGATGAGGCGCAGTCGGCCGATGACGTGCCACTGCCGGAGGACGCCGAGGACATGCGGGCGATGCTGGTCGATCTGTTGACCGCCAATCCCGATCTCGCCGACACCGATCCGCGGTTGTCCGCGATGATCGCCGCGATCGTCGGTGCTTACGGGCAGTACCGTTCCAGCCGCGGCCCGTCCTACTCGGCCTACCAGGCGCTCAAGGCACTGGCGCTCGACGAGTTGGAAGGCAGGCTGCTGGCCGGGCTGCTCGCGCCCTACGGCGACGAACCCAGCCCCACCCAGGAGCAGATCGCCAAGGCGATGGCCGCACAACGGGTCGCTGCGCTGCGCAAGCTCGTCGATGCCGAGACCAAGCGGCGCACCGCCGAACAGTTGGGCCGCGAGCACGTGCAGATGTACGGCATCCCGCAACTGAGCGAGAACGTCGAGTTCCTGCGTGCCTCGGGCGAACAACTGCGCCAGATGCGCCGGGTGGTGGCGCCGCTGGCCCGCACCCTGGCCACCCGGCTGGCCGCGCGCCGGCGACGCTCACGCGCCGGCACCATCGACCTGCGCAAGACCCTGCGGAAATCGATGTCCACCGGTGGGGTGCCGATCGACGTGGTGCTGCGCAAGCCGCGCCCCGCCCGGCCCGAGCTGGTGGTGTTGTGCGACGTGTCTGGTTCGGTCGCCGGGTTCAGCCACTTCACTTTGCTGCTGGTACATGCGCTGCGCCAACAGTTTTCACGAGTTCGCGTCTTCGCGTTCATCGACACCACCGATGAGGTGACGCATCTGTTCGGGCCGGAGGCCGACCTGGCGGTAGCCATCCAACGGATCACCCGGGAGTCCGGGGTCTACACCCGCGACGGCCACTCCGACTACGGCCACGCCTTCGGCTCGTTCGTCGAGAAATACCCGAGCGTGGTCTCGCCACGCAGTGCGCTGCTGGTGCTCGGCGACGGTCGCACCAACTACCGGGACCCCGGGGCGGACGTGCTGAGCCACCTGGTGACCGCGAGCCGTCATGCGCACTGGCTCAACCCCGAGCCTCGGCATCTGTGGGGCAGTGGGGATTCCGCGGTACCGCGGTATGAGGATGTCATCGCCATGCACGAGTGCCGGTCGGCCAAGCAATTGGCCGGGGTCATCGACCAGCTCCTGCCGGTCTGA